In Acyrthosiphon pisum isolate AL4f unplaced genomic scaffold, pea_aphid_22Mar2018_4r6ur Scaffold_17114;HRSCAF=17782, whole genome shotgun sequence, the sequence CCAACCACCTTTTCGAACaaatccaataaaaatataaaataatataaaacgtacaaacaaaaaaataaaatacgtaatatactagtaaataaataattaaaaataaataaacacattaaataaattataatataaaacgcacaaaaacaaaataatacgtaatatactaataaaataaatattaaatacaaaataaataatacatagtgcaataaaacgtaaaaaatatataagtaataaataaatttaactattttttcagataaatataagaagaaaaaatataataataaacaaaaatatatataaaaccatataatacaCCATGAGCGAACAAACACCACTGTCGGTGGAGTACCCACCAACACTGCAAGCAGTCGAtttctttgaaaaaattaaagatgAATTATTAAATGGCCCTCACCACCAATACATACGACGGAATAGAATTTGTGTAGGATGCTTTAAACGACATGTCCGAGAAGCAAACAGAAAAATGAGTATGCCATTGAACCCATATTTATTAAGCAGGGCAATGATACCAGTTACGGCGTTCATTCACGCGGTAATAAGTCATCCGAACGCGGAGAGATCAGTGTGTATAGAGGTTAGGTTAGAAGTAGGGGAAATACTAGAGGATGTTATTGCTCGACGGATTATTTCTGTTGATCACTTAttcgaagaataaaaaaaatatataaaagcgtAAAcaggaataaaaatatatatataaagaatttaaataattataatgtttatgaataatgtatttttattctagttCACAGATCCGTTTCTTCATAGTGGATTTCGAGTTCACTATGATGAACAAAAccgaaatattattggtatccGGCGccatttcaaacaatttaaacaaatataaaccagAGAAACTGGAAGGAAGTCCTCTTGTATTGACACAAGACAATAAGTTAAGGAGGTTCCGGCGCCGTGATCTAAACAAGGTTGTGCAAAGTATCAAAAGGGTATTCAGGGATAAGCCAAGCTTGACCGCACCATTGTTGGACCAATTGTATGGGAGTATTAACCATCAGAGGGTGTCAACCTTGACAACTGTTTACCTGCA encodes:
- the LOC103311741 gene encoding uncharacterized protein LOC103311741 yields the protein MSEQTPLSVEYPPTLQAVDFFEKIKDELLNGPHHQYIRRNRICVGCFKRHVREANRKMSMPLNPYLLSRAMIPVTAFIHAVISHPNAERSVCIEVRLEVGEILEDVIARRIISVDHLFEE